The Desulfosporosinus acidiphilus SJ4 genome has a window encoding:
- a CDS encoding pyridoxamine 5'-phosphate oxidase family protein produces MRREDKEITDQLVMNEIMRKAQVCRLGVSYNDMPYIIPMSFGYDHENRVLYFHSAPAGLKLLMLKENPQACFEVDVESQVVPGELACDWTMRYQSVIGFGEVQFIEEIEEKQKALRIILQQYTDRELSFKEEGLAKITIFKLNVFTMTGKKSGY; encoded by the coding sequence ATGCGTAGAGAAGACAAGGAAATTACTGATCAATTAGTGATGAATGAAATCATGAGAAAGGCTCAGGTTTGCCGTTTAGGTGTGTCCTATAACGATATGCCTTATATTATTCCCATGAGCTTCGGCTACGATCATGAGAATCGTGTCTTGTATTTTCATTCCGCTCCTGCGGGACTGAAATTATTAATGCTTAAAGAAAATCCCCAAGCTTGTTTTGAAGTGGACGTTGAGAGTCAGGTTGTTCCAGGAGAACTGGCCTGTGATTGGACGATGCGATATCAGAGTGTTATCGGTTTCGGCGAAGTGCAATTTATTGAGGAAATTGAAGAAAAGCAAAAAGCCTTAAGAATAATCCTACAACAGTATACTGACCGGGAACTGTCGTTTAAAGAAGAAGGTTTAGCGAAGATAACAATTTTTAAACTAAATGTGTTTACAATGACAGGAAAAAAATCCGGGTATTGA
- a CDS encoding PAS domain S-box protein, producing the protein MPSDKKIIELEQKVVDLKASLATIQKDNGIWDRVFTESYWGMVVCDAESLEILKVNPTYAKMHGYGLTELLGRTVHEVYSPESLKELPDILARIHLYGHSAYNTVHLRKDGSRFPVHTDSYEVEIEGRRLISVSIWDVTELEQNQKELALYRESLEELVKSRTEDLERTNEKLQIEMIGKETAEKDLAKANQEMINTLESISDGFIAVNHQWVITYANEAIAKALTGRGLDGKLVGTVFGFADWQRNHQMFWDSCQEVMVEGVRKRFEFYSNLMEHWLECSIYPTANGISIFFRYIDERKKLGKVVEEEHLRLYTLFNAFPGLIYIIEENNKIRFANHNFKKIFGDCEGQFCHTVVAGSSSPCQDCAKETRARDSVLSRSEYLYNHRLYEVYTQPYTDVDGTRLYFAVLIDITERKNADREYLRLERLNMVGEMAAGIAHEVRNPLTTVRGFLQLLSTKDIPQQYSDYYKIMIEELDRANLIITDFLSLAREKSLDFTLVNLAKIVNSLMPLLSADALNHDKEITLELEPVSDIEGDENELRQLLLNLARNGFEAMGRGGVLTIITLETDNYVILKISDQGGGLDPYVLERLGTPFLTTKEGGTGLGLAICQNIAVRHNALMEFASDTLGTTVSIKFPSSKKVKNHEDEIPR; encoded by the coding sequence ATGCCGAGTGACAAAAAGATTATTGAACTGGAACAAAAGGTTGTTGATCTCAAAGCCTCTTTAGCGACGATTCAGAAGGACAATGGAATCTGGGATAGAGTATTTACTGAAAGTTATTGGGGTATGGTGGTTTGTGACGCCGAAAGTTTAGAGATTCTCAAGGTTAATCCAACCTATGCAAAAATGCATGGTTATGGTCTTACAGAGTTGCTTGGCAGAACGGTCCATGAAGTATACTCTCCGGAGTCACTAAAAGAACTGCCGGATATTTTGGCAAGAATCCATTTATACGGGCATAGTGCTTATAATACCGTTCATCTTCGCAAAGATGGGAGCCGATTCCCTGTTCATACAGACAGTTATGAAGTTGAGATCGAGGGGAGACGTTTAATCTCTGTCTCGATTTGGGATGTTACTGAGCTTGAACAGAACCAAAAGGAATTAGCCTTATACCGGGAGAGTTTAGAAGAACTAGTTAAATCGCGCACCGAGGACCTTGAACGGACCAATGAAAAATTACAAATTGAGATGATTGGCAAAGAAACAGCCGAAAAGGATTTAGCTAAAGCGAATCAAGAGATGATAAACACCTTGGAAAGTATAAGTGACGGTTTTATTGCGGTAAATCATCAATGGGTAATAACTTATGCCAATGAAGCCATTGCTAAAGCGCTTACCGGGCGCGGCCTGGATGGAAAGCTAGTAGGTACTGTTTTCGGCTTTGCGGATTGGCAAAGGAATCATCAAATGTTTTGGGACTCATGTCAAGAGGTTATGGTAGAGGGAGTACGTAAACGTTTTGAGTTTTATTCGAATTTGATGGAACATTGGCTTGAATGCAGCATTTATCCCACTGCGAACGGTATTTCGATTTTCTTTCGCTATATAGATGAGAGGAAAAAGTTGGGGAAGGTTGTAGAAGAAGAACATCTCCGGCTTTATACACTTTTTAATGCTTTTCCCGGTTTGATTTATATTATTGAAGAAAATAATAAGATACGTTTTGCGAATCATAACTTTAAGAAGATCTTTGGGGATTGTGAAGGGCAATTTTGTCATACAGTTGTTGCAGGCTCATCTTCTCCATGCCAGGACTGTGCTAAAGAAACAAGGGCAAGGGATTCAGTCTTGTCTCGAAGTGAATATTTGTATAATCATAGGTTATATGAAGTTTATACTCAGCCCTACACCGATGTCGATGGAACGAGATTGTATTTTGCTGTGCTTATTGATATAACTGAACGTAAAAATGCTGACCGAGAATATTTACGTTTGGAACGCTTGAACATGGTTGGAGAAATGGCTGCCGGTATCGCTCATGAAGTAAGGAACCCATTGACGACTGTACGGGGATTTCTGCAGCTTCTTTCCACTAAGGATATCCCCCAACAGTATAGTGATTATTATAAAATAATGATTGAGGAATTAGATCGAGCAAATCTAATTATCACAGATTTTTTGAGCTTAGCCAGAGAAAAATCTCTGGATTTCACGCTGGTCAATTTAGCTAAAATCGTCAATTCTCTTATGCCTCTTCTAAGTGCAGACGCCCTTAATCATGATAAAGAAATCACCTTGGAGCTGGAGCCTGTCTCTGACATTGAGGGGGACGAAAATGAACTTCGACAATTGCTTTTAAACTTAGCAAGAAATGGGTTTGAGGCCATGGGGCGGGGCGGAGTATTAACGATAATAACCTTGGAAACTGATAATTATGTAATCCTGAAAATTTCCGATCAGGGCGGGGGCCTCGATCCCTACGTTCTGGAAAGGCTTGGGACCCCGTTTCTGACTACCAAAGAGGGAGGCACGGGTTTAGGGTTGGCGATATGTCAAAACATTGCAGTTCGGCATAATGCCCTTATGGAATTTGCTTCAGATACTTTGGGAACGACTGTAAGCATCAAATTTCCTTCAAGTAAAAAGGTTAAAAACCACGAGGACGAAATTCCAAGGTAG
- a CDS encoding YerC/YecD family TrpR-related protein has protein sequence MSSDERLRNPLTDALFEAILLLRTKEECYRFFEDIATIAEIKALAQRLEVAKMLNRNETYTVIEKETGVSTATISRVKRCLNFGADGYQLILSRLQEQKD, from the coding sequence ATGTCAAGCGATGAGCGTTTGCGAAATCCTTTAACCGACGCCTTGTTCGAGGCAATACTCTTGTTAAGAACAAAAGAAGAGTGTTACCGCTTTTTTGAAGATATTGCAACGATCGCTGAAATTAAAGCCCTGGCACAGCGTTTGGAAGTAGCTAAGATGTTAAACCGAAATGAGACATATACAGTCATTGAGAAAGAGACCGGAGTAAGCACAGCTACGATCAGCAGAGTTAAGCGCTGTTTGAATTTTGGAGCGGACGGATATCAGTTAATTTTGAGCCGTTTACAAGAACAAAAGGACTAA
- the hisZ gene encoding ATP phosphoribosyltransferase regulatory subunit, producing MLRTNLGQRIPEGMRDLLPEEIALQDRLESEVLALFRQWSYQKVLTPTLEFTACVQPDAEQADSLYKFFDREGRTLALRPELTIPIARLVNTRMRGANFPLRLCYGADVFRNSLVRFREFRQVGVELIGADQELADAEVIALAVESIAGLGLKNYQFNLGHMGIFSGLLLEAGVDESFRQKLEEALARKDMVGVERLVQQSALPERVQDLLLRLPHFRGGEEILDEVLDWSSRSTIREAVESLRRIYRYLNDFGVQEYVSLDLGILRGFSYYTGAVFEGYVAGIGFPVLEGGRYDSLYSDFGVSHPATGFAIHLGSMLELFPLPSVAGADILVYGSDPKQIIRDSRELRAKGKKVEMVLETMDREAAEKIARLKNIFQIQRAGEDVIENE from the coding sequence ATGCTTAGAACGAATTTAGGACAACGTATTCCTGAGGGGATGAGAGACCTGCTGCCTGAGGAAATTGCTTTGCAAGATCGTCTTGAGAGTGAAGTTCTCGCCCTTTTCCGGCAGTGGTCATACCAGAAAGTGTTAACTCCAACGCTGGAATTCACAGCTTGTGTTCAGCCGGATGCTGAACAGGCTGATTCGCTCTACAAGTTTTTTGATCGTGAAGGACGAACGTTGGCTTTACGCCCGGAGTTGACGATTCCTATTGCCCGTCTGGTCAATACGCGTATGCGTGGGGCGAATTTTCCTCTTCGTTTGTGCTACGGTGCTGATGTTTTTCGCAATTCTTTGGTTAGGTTTCGGGAGTTCCGTCAAGTGGGAGTTGAACTGATAGGAGCAGACCAGGAACTGGCTGATGCAGAAGTGATCGCCTTGGCTGTTGAGTCCATAGCCGGCTTAGGTCTCAAGAATTACCAATTTAATCTCGGCCATATGGGCATCTTCTCGGGACTCTTATTAGAAGCGGGAGTGGATGAAAGTTTCCGGCAGAAATTAGAAGAGGCTTTGGCTCGAAAAGATATGGTGGGCGTAGAACGGTTAGTTCAACAAAGTGCTTTGCCTGAACGTGTTCAAGACTTATTGCTTCGCTTGCCCCATTTTCGGGGAGGCGAAGAAATTTTGGACGAAGTTCTGGACTGGAGTTCGCGTTCGACTATTCGGGAGGCTGTGGAGAGTTTAAGGCGTATTTATCGTTATTTGAATGATTTTGGCGTTCAGGAGTATGTTTCTCTTGATTTAGGAATCCTAAGAGGCTTCTCTTATTATACGGGAGCAGTATTTGAAGGGTATGTGGCTGGGATTGGTTTTCCTGTGCTTGAGGGCGGACGCTATGATTCTTTATATTCTGATTTTGGAGTTTCTCATCCTGCAACAGGATTTGCTATACACTTAGGCAGTATGCTGGAACTCTTCCCTCTGCCTTCCGTTGCAGGAGCGGATATTTTAGTGTATGGATCTGATCCCAAACAAATAATCCGCGACTCTCGAGAACTGAGAGCAAAGGGCAAAAAGGTAGAGATGGTTCTGGAAACGATGGATCGAGAGGCGGCTGAAAAAATCGCCAGGTTGAAAAATATTTTCCAAATTCAACGGGCGGGAGAGGACGTGATAGAGAATGAATAA